Proteins encoded within one genomic window of Macrotis lagotis isolate mMagLag1 chromosome 3, bilby.v1.9.chrom.fasta, whole genome shotgun sequence:
- the SPDYC gene encoding speedy protein C, whose amino-acid sequence MMINLMNRGQDFIAALPAVTSWVKPGVWAGNGHLPSRQHQEVHTFLSLLEDSYLQQFFATDLCYQISDKYLLAMALIYFQRAGLQLTEYTHSNLFLALYLANDMEEDREDPKYEILPWALGQGWRKLVPSFLRQRDQLWARMGYRAAVSRQCCEEVMAKEPSHWAWTRERPAHHGGARRGSPQADQNCSAVMSHVSSLSPLGCSVCGCWVRWDHSPFLPKQPSPKENSLKQLPPQQQSPTKLPPNRSFPTLSLAPWPRNFFLILPPMLQLEPGTYTLQIMPELAAVTTSPASWQSIR is encoded by the exons aTGATGATAAACCTGATGAACCGAGGCCAGGACTTCATTGCTGCCCTTCCTGCGGTCACCAGTTGGGTGAAGCCAGGGGTCTGGGCTGGCAATGGGCACCTCCCCTCCCGACAACACCAGGAGGTGCACACCTTCCTTAGCCTTCTAG AGGACAGCTACCTGCAGCAATTCTTTGCCACGGATCTCTGCTATCAAATCTCTGATAAG TATCTTTTGGCAATGGCCCTGATTTATTTCCAAAGAGCTGGCCTGCAACTTACTGAATATACCCACAGCAATCTTTTCTTAGCCCT ATATCTAGCTAATGACATGGAGGAAGACAGAGAGGACCCCAAGTATGAGATTTTGCCCTGGGCTCTTGGCCAAGGCTGGCGAAAACTTGTGCCCAGTTTCCTGCGTCAGAGGGACCAGCTGTGGGCACGGATGGGCTATCGGGCAGCTGTGAGCCGGCAGTGTTGTGAAGAG GTCATGGCAAAGGAACCATCCCACTGGGCCTGGACCAGAGAACGGCCTGCCCACCATGGAGGGGCACGTCGAGGCTCTCCCCAGGCAGACCAGAACTGTTCTGCCGTCATGTCCCatgtctcaagtctctctccactggGCTGCTCCGTTTGTGGCTGCTGGGTCCGGTGGGACCATTCTCCATTTCTTCCCAAACAGCCTTCCCCCAAAGAGAACTCTCTTAAACAGCTTCCCCCACAACAACAGTCCCCCACAAAACTTCCTCCAAATCGATCCTTTCCTACTCTTTCTTTGGCCCCTTGGCCCAGaaacttttttctcattctccctcCGATGTTGCAGCTAGAACCTGGAACCTATACTTTGCAGA TCATGCCAGAGTTAGCTGCCGTTACTACCTCCCCTGCTTCTTGGCAGTCCATACGATGA